The following coding sequences lie in one Alicyclobacillus curvatus genomic window:
- the ectB gene encoding diaminobutyrate--2-oxoglutarate transaminase, giving the protein MVAEAKAVSIDVFNRYESDVRSYIRSFPTVFHRAKDYHLWDVEGKMYIDFFAGAGALNYGHNNEMLKRVLLEYLSEDGITHGLDMGTKAKGEFLEAFHEIILKPRGLPYRVMFPGPTGTNSVESALKLARKVTGRSTIVSFTNAFHGMTLGSLSVTGNRFKRKGAGIPLLNTVSVPYDSEKGDIDGIALLRRMLDDSGSGLELPAAIIVETVQGEGGINVAGFRWLKQLETLCRARDILLIVDDVQMGCGRTGPFFSFEPAGITPDIVCLSKSISGYGLPMALTLFRPELDIWEPGEHNGTFRGNNPAFVTGTQALKQYWSDPELAEQTEQNSKTIESYLTDIVASMPSLQGKVRGRGMAYGMECGVSGLAEKISRAAFERGLIIETSGANSEVVKLLPPLTIDEVGLKQGLSILADSVKAVVSK; this is encoded by the coding sequence ATGGTAGCTGAAGCGAAAGCCGTATCCATTGACGTGTTCAATCGCTACGAGTCCGACGTACGGAGCTACATTCGGAGTTTCCCGACCGTGTTTCACAGAGCCAAGGACTACCATCTATGGGATGTCGAGGGGAAGATGTACATTGATTTTTTTGCTGGAGCTGGGGCTCTGAATTATGGACACAACAATGAAATGCTCAAGCGTGTACTGCTCGAGTACCTTAGCGAGGATGGCATTACGCACGGTCTCGATATGGGCACAAAGGCCAAAGGTGAGTTTTTGGAAGCATTTCATGAGATTATCCTCAAGCCGCGCGGTTTGCCCTATAGGGTGATGTTCCCGGGGCCCACCGGTACCAATTCCGTGGAGAGCGCCCTGAAGCTTGCCCGTAAGGTGACGGGTCGGTCAACTATTGTCAGCTTTACGAACGCATTCCACGGAATGACGCTTGGTTCGTTGTCGGTAACCGGAAATCGATTTAAACGAAAAGGTGCAGGGATTCCGCTGTTGAACACGGTGTCCGTACCGTATGACTCAGAGAAAGGTGACATCGATGGGATTGCTCTGTTGCGCCGGATGCTTGATGACAGCGGCAGCGGGTTAGAACTTCCTGCCGCCATCATTGTGGAGACGGTGCAGGGTGAGGGCGGCATCAACGTTGCCGGGTTTAGATGGCTCAAACAACTGGAGACTTTATGCAGGGCCAGGGATATTCTGCTCATCGTCGATGATGTGCAGATGGGCTGCGGACGTACCGGTCCCTTCTTCAGCTTTGAACCTGCCGGTATCACTCCGGACATTGTTTGTCTCTCAAAGTCGATTAGCGGCTATGGGTTGCCAATGGCACTGACTTTGTTCAGGCCAGAACTCGACATCTGGGAACCCGGTGAACATAACGGTACCTTCCGTGGAAACAACCCTGCGTTTGTTACGGGTACACAGGCTTTAAAACAGTACTGGTCGGACCCGGAATTGGCAGAACAAACCGAACAAAACAGCAAGACTATCGAAAGCTACCTGACGGATATCGTGGCATCGATGCCATCCCTGCAAGGCAAAGTTCGTGGGCGAGGAATGGCCTATGGCATGGAGTGCGGTGTTTCAGGACTCGCTGAAAAAATTAGTCGGGCTGCATTCGAACGCGGCCTAATTATCGAGACGTCTGGTGCGAACAGTGAAGTCGTCAAGCTGCTTCCACCACTCACGATTGACGAAGTTGGGCTTAAGCAAGGACTGTCCATTCTCGCAGACAGCGTGAAGGCTGTTGTCTCAAAGTAA
- the ectA gene encoding diaminobutyrate acetyltransferase: MGKRNETTFVVPLSSPIHFREPQLDDGAAIWSLIKDIELLDLNSSYCYLMLTSYFRETCVVAESGQRLSGFVSGFIPPDKPQTLFIWQVAVEQQSRGKGVGTKMLQTLLARDVCSSVKYLETTVSPNNAASRAMFLRIANALRTEMKPVGEFPSTLFPHGHETEQLLQIGPFSTRDAIHREPSAR, from the coding sequence ATGGGTAAGAGAAATGAAACAACCTTTGTTGTGCCGCTTTCGTCGCCGATTCATTTTCGTGAACCCCAACTAGATGATGGAGCAGCCATCTGGTCGCTGATTAAGGACATTGAACTGCTCGATCTCAACTCTTCGTACTGTTACCTCATGTTGACCTCCTATTTTCGTGAAACATGCGTCGTCGCCGAGTCCGGTCAGCGCCTCTCGGGTTTCGTGTCCGGGTTTATTCCGCCCGACAAGCCGCAGACTCTGTTTATTTGGCAAGTCGCCGTGGAACAACAAAGCCGCGGCAAAGGTGTGGGCACTAAAATGCTCCAGACACTGCTTGCCAGAGATGTGTGCAGCTCAGTGAAGTACCTTGAGACGACCGTTTCGCCGAACAATGCTGCTTCTCGTGCCATGTTTCTGCGCATTGCAAACGCACTTCGCACCGAGATGAAACCCGTTGGTGAGTTCCCATCAACGTTATTTCCCCATGGGCATGAGACGGAACAGTTACTGCAAATTGGTCCATTTTCTACGCGTGATGCAATCCATCGCGAACCAAGCGCACGATAA
- a CDS encoding gamma-glutamyltransferase family protein, whose protein sequence is MVATGHPLAAQAGLSVLQMGGNAIDAAVATAAALTVVEPTANGIGGDAFALVWVKDKLHGLNASGPSPKGISIEAVKGAGHSEMPTFGWTPVTVPGAPGAWAALIERFGKLSLPEVLAPAIQLAEQGHPVAPTVARGWQLSAERFSNLFKGDEFKGWFDTFAKTGKGPNPGDIVRLTDHASTLRAIAETNARAFYEGTLAEKMDAESRKQGGYLRIDDLARFQPEWVDPISVSYRGYDVWEIPPNGQGIVALMALNILNGFEFFERETWETYHRQIEAIKLAFADGKQYVTDPKAMKASVAELLSPEFAKTRRKLMTDRAIEPAPGKLPSSGTVYLSTADGEGNMVSYIQSNYMGFGSGIVVPGTGIALQNRGHTFSLDTDHVNALAPQKRTYHTIIPGFLTKGSEAVGPFGVMGGYMQPQGHLQVVSNLVDFHMNPQAALDAPRWQWMDGKRVVVERSVPAHIAEQLARMGHKIEVANDGGGFGRGQVIVRMQNGSLAGGTEPRTDGQIAAF, encoded by the coding sequence ATGGTCGCTACAGGTCACCCGCTCGCAGCGCAGGCCGGACTGTCAGTGCTTCAAATGGGAGGCAATGCGATTGATGCTGCTGTAGCAACGGCTGCAGCGCTGACGGTCGTGGAACCGACGGCAAATGGCATCGGCGGTGACGCATTTGCACTTGTATGGGTAAAAGACAAGTTACATGGATTGAATGCCAGTGGGCCATCACCAAAAGGCATCAGCATCGAGGCTGTGAAGGGCGCTGGGCACAGCGAGATGCCAACCTTTGGCTGGACACCGGTAACTGTCCCTGGTGCACCCGGAGCTTGGGCTGCACTGATAGAAAGGTTTGGGAAACTCTCATTGCCGGAAGTGCTTGCCCCAGCGATTCAATTGGCGGAGCAGGGACACCCTGTGGCACCAACGGTAGCTCGCGGCTGGCAGTTATCTGCAGAGCGCTTCTCGAACCTGTTCAAAGGTGATGAATTCAAAGGATGGTTTGATACGTTTGCAAAAACGGGCAAGGGTCCCAATCCGGGTGACATTGTCCGCCTAACGGATCATGCAAGTACCCTGAGGGCCATTGCCGAGACAAACGCACGTGCCTTCTATGAGGGGACACTAGCTGAAAAGATGGATGCTGAGTCGAGAAAGCAGGGCGGATACCTGAGAATTGACGATCTCGCTCGCTTTCAACCGGAATGGGTCGATCCGATTTCTGTATCCTATCGCGGCTATGATGTTTGGGAGATTCCGCCGAACGGTCAGGGAATTGTTGCGCTGATGGCACTCAACATCCTGAATGGTTTCGAATTCTTCGAGCGCGAGACATGGGAAACCTATCATCGCCAAATCGAGGCGATTAAACTTGCGTTTGCTGACGGCAAGCAGTACGTTACCGACCCGAAGGCAATGAAGGCATCGGTTGCAGAACTGTTGTCGCCTGAATTTGCAAAGACGAGACGGAAACTGATGACGGACCGTGCAATCGAACCGGCGCCGGGAAAACTTCCAAGCAGCGGAACAGTTTACCTTTCCACGGCTGACGGGGAAGGCAACATGGTCTCCTACATTCAGAGCAATTACATGGGATTTGGTTCCGGCATTGTTGTGCCGGGCACAGGCATCGCCTTACAAAATCGCGGTCATACCTTCTCTCTGGACACTGACCACGTGAATGCGTTGGCACCGCAAAAACGTACTTACCATACCATCATTCCCGGATTTTTAACCAAAGGCTCTGAGGCCGTCGGTCCGTTTGGCGTGATGGGGGGATATATGCAGCCCCAAGGACATCTGCAAGTGGTGTCGAACCTCGTTGATTTCCATATGAATCCGCAAGCAGCACTTGATGCACCGCGTTGGCAGTGGATGGATGGAAAGCGTGTGGTCGTGGAACGCAGTGTTCCTGCTCACATTGCTGAACAACTAGCGCGGATGGGTCACAAGATTGAGGTCGCAAATGACGGTGGCGGCTTTGGGCGTGGTCAAGTCATTGTGCGTATGCAAAACGGGAGCCTTGCCGGCGGCACAGAACCGAGAACGGATGGGCAAATCGCCGCTTTCTGA
- a CDS encoding ABC transporter permease: MWRNPPLVIGGIVVLIVLVAAVFAPLLSHFGANSIDTNSILQPPGGKHWLGTDELGRDEYARILVGARTSMVVSVGSLIVGLVIGVPVGLISGFYRGFMDDWVIMRIVDAMQAFPFLILALVLAAMLGPGERNAMIAIGVGYVPIFVRIVRGQVLGELEREFVSAARMIGASDWRIMWKHIFPNTLTPLIVQATLAMAGGIVAEASLSYLGLGAQPPTASWGTMLNDAQGYMGQGTWLAVFPGLAIAVAVLGFNLLGDGLQRWLDPKRRH; encoded by the coding sequence ATGTGGAGGAACCCGCCGCTTGTCATTGGGGGTATCGTCGTCCTCATCGTGCTAGTGGCTGCAGTGTTTGCGCCGCTGTTGAGTCACTTCGGGGCCAATTCCATTGATACCAACAGTATTCTTCAGCCACCCGGAGGCAAGCATTGGCTGGGAACGGATGAACTCGGCCGCGATGAATACGCGCGTATTTTGGTAGGGGCACGGACGTCCATGGTGGTGTCTGTCGGATCGCTGATTGTAGGCCTTGTTATCGGTGTACCGGTAGGTCTCATCTCTGGATTTTATCGAGGTTTCATGGACGATTGGGTCATCATGCGCATTGTTGATGCCATGCAGGCCTTCCCGTTCTTGATTCTCGCACTCGTGCTCGCAGCGATGTTGGGACCGGGTGAACGAAATGCTATGATTGCAATAGGTGTTGGATACGTGCCGATTTTTGTTCGCATTGTTCGTGGTCAAGTGCTTGGTGAGCTCGAACGGGAGTTTGTCAGTGCAGCGCGGATGATAGGCGCTAGTGATTGGCGCATTATGTGGAAACATATTTTCCCAAATACACTTACCCCGTTAATTGTTCAGGCCACACTGGCGATGGCAGGCGGCATCGTTGCAGAAGCAAGCTTGAGCTACCTTGGTCTTGGTGCTCAGCCGCCAACAGCGAGTTGGGGGACGATGTTGAATGATGCTCAAGGATACATGGGCCAAGGAACGTGGCTAGCAGTGTTCCCTGGGCTTGCAATCGCCGTCGCTGTGCTTGGCTTCAACCTGCTCGGCGATGGACTGCAGAGGTGGCTTGACCCGAAACGCCGCCACTAG
- a CDS encoding ABC transporter permease: protein MAYVAKRILTMIPVLLFLSIMVFSLIHLIPGDPAQIVLGQDATPQSLAALRAQMGLNQPLPMQYFTWVGKLLHGNLGNSLLDHTPVSTLIKQRLPVTVELAFGTVIVAFLIAFPLGILAAVKRDKWEDFTTLFASTVGLSVPPFWIGILFLLFFTVKIHLFPSSGYVPIWDNFGKNLSVMILPMVATGIREAAVLLRMLRSTLLDVIDQDFVRTARAKGLRGWSVIVRHALKNALIPVITTGGLQIAGLLGGLVITEQIFSLPGFGSLLVQSVFSRDYTTVQACALIAALLVVIVNLLVDLVYGLIDPRIRVNRGRS from the coding sequence ATGGCTTACGTGGCGAAGCGCATTCTTACGATGATTCCGGTGCTGTTGTTTCTCAGCATCATGGTGTTCAGCCTAATCCACTTGATTCCAGGCGATCCCGCTCAGATAGTCCTGGGACAGGATGCTACTCCGCAGTCTCTGGCAGCCCTTCGTGCCCAAATGGGCCTCAATCAACCGCTGCCAATGCAGTACTTCACCTGGGTCGGCAAATTGCTGCACGGGAACCTCGGCAATTCGCTGCTTGACCATACCCCCGTTTCGACGCTGATTAAGCAGAGGCTTCCCGTTACCGTTGAGCTGGCCTTTGGGACAGTCATTGTTGCTTTTCTCATTGCATTCCCGCTTGGGATTCTTGCGGCTGTGAAGAGGGACAAATGGGAGGACTTTACGACGCTCTTTGCATCGACGGTCGGATTGTCCGTGCCCCCGTTTTGGATTGGAATTCTCTTTCTGCTTTTTTTCACAGTTAAAATCCATTTATTTCCTTCTTCTGGGTACGTGCCGATTTGGGACAATTTCGGCAAAAACCTGTCGGTCATGATTCTGCCGATGGTCGCCACAGGAATTCGTGAGGCGGCTGTGTTATTGCGGATGCTGCGCTCGACCCTGCTCGATGTCATCGATCAGGACTTTGTCCGCACTGCTCGGGCCAAGGGCCTTCGGGGTTGGTCTGTCATCGTCCGTCATGCACTCAAAAACGCGCTTATTCCGGTCATTACCACCGGTGGCCTGCAAATTGCGGGATTGCTCGGAGGATTGGTGATTACCGAACAGATATTTTCACTTCCTGGATTCGGCTCTCTACTCGTGCAATCTGTGTTCAGTCGCGACTACACGACGGTTCAGGCCTGTGCCTTAATCGCGGCGCTCTTGGTCGTGATTGTTAACCTCCTTGTGGACTTGGTGTATGGTCTCATCGATCCGCGGATTCGCGTGAACAGGGGGAGGTCTTGA
- a CDS encoding peptide ABC transporter substrate-binding protein: MKKVRSTVMAAAVLIAMGTLTACGSAGNSSNTGNASGGTSTGNSSGGTTTSSGTSTLNIGLQADPPTLDPKLSTALVDRQIMLNIYDTLVALEPNGAYGPGLAKTWDTSKDGLTVTLHLQTGVKFQDGTDFNAAAVKFNLDRYMQADSARKAQLSDITSIDTPDNNTVVLHLKKPFSPLIGILSGRSGMMVSPTAVKNEGANYATQPVGTGPYKFKDRVKGDHLTLVANDSYWKGAPSIKKVVYKIFTDPNVELTNLESGAVQLIDSVPASQLSSVKANSNFVVSNTAGLGYQGFYLNTSQAPFNNQYLREAVDAAINRQAIVDVIFKGEASPGWSPFSPASPVYDASVDTPPAPNDAMVKKYLQEGNKPNGFSFTFQTANSPISAQVAQLIQSMLAKDGIQMKIQQLEFGTLLSNNTKHNFQASALGWSGRVDPDQDSYNFWYTGAPDNGSNFSDPVVDKALQQARTVSDMAQRKQLYDQFMVEMHKQDPYIFLYYPNNVYAYSKNLQGFQAYPDGVFRLRELSLS, encoded by the coding sequence GTGAAAAAAGTGCGTTCAACTGTTATGGCTGCTGCCGTGCTCATCGCGATGGGAACACTCACTGCATGCGGAAGTGCAGGAAATTCGTCGAACACAGGTAACGCTTCTGGCGGCACATCGACTGGCAACAGCAGTGGCGGGACAACGACTTCTTCCGGGACGAGCACACTAAATATTGGTCTTCAGGCGGACCCGCCGACACTTGACCCGAAACTCTCGACGGCACTGGTTGACCGTCAAATCATGCTCAACATCTACGACACCTTGGTCGCGCTTGAACCAAACGGCGCCTACGGCCCTGGCCTTGCCAAGACTTGGGACACTTCGAAAGACGGTCTGACTGTCACATTGCACTTGCAGACGGGTGTCAAATTCCAGGACGGAACAGATTTCAACGCTGCTGCTGTGAAGTTTAACCTTGACCGCTATATGCAGGCAGATTCAGCTCGCAAAGCCCAACTCAGCGATATCACATCGATTGATACGCCGGACAACAACACTGTGGTGTTGCATCTGAAGAAGCCATTCAGTCCATTGATTGGCATCTTGTCCGGACGCTCAGGCATGATGGTGTCCCCAACTGCCGTCAAAAATGAAGGGGCAAATTATGCAACTCAGCCGGTCGGAACGGGACCTTACAAGTTTAAAGACCGAGTAAAGGGCGACCATCTGACGCTTGTTGCCAATGACAGCTACTGGAAAGGCGCGCCGTCGATTAAAAAGGTTGTCTACAAAATCTTCACCGATCCGAACGTGGAACTGACGAATCTAGAGAGCGGCGCAGTCCAACTTATCGACTCCGTACCTGCATCGCAACTGAGCTCTGTGAAGGCAAATTCGAACTTTGTCGTCTCCAACACAGCCGGTCTTGGCTACCAAGGGTTCTATTTGAACACATCTCAGGCACCGTTTAACAACCAATACCTGCGTGAAGCTGTGGATGCAGCCATCAATCGCCAGGCTATCGTCGATGTTATCTTTAAAGGCGAAGCGTCACCAGGCTGGAGCCCGTTTAGCCCCGCTTCCCCGGTTTACGATGCGTCCGTTGACACGCCTCCGGCACCGAATGACGCCATGGTCAAGAAGTATCTGCAGGAGGGCAACAAACCAAACGGATTTAGCTTCACGTTCCAGACCGCAAACAGTCCAATTTCCGCCCAGGTGGCGCAGCTCATCCAGAGCATGCTCGCCAAGGATGGCATTCAGATGAAGATTCAGCAGTTGGAGTTTGGCACCCTCTTGTCAAACAACACCAAGCATAACTTCCAAGCTTCTGCCCTCGGTTGGTCAGGACGCGTTGACCCAGACCAAGATTCGTACAACTTCTGGTACACAGGGGCCCCAGACAACGGATCGAACTTCAGCGACCCGGTTGTGGACAAGGCGTTGCAGCAAGCACGCACCGTTTCCGACATGGCCCAACGCAAGCAGCTGTACGACCAATTCATGGTTGAGATGCACAAGCAAGACCCTTATATCTTCCTGTACTATCCGAACAACGTGTACGCGTATTCGAAAAACCTGCAAGGGTTCCAGGCATATCCAGACGGAGTATTCCGCCTGCGCGAACTGTCTCTGTCCTAA
- a CDS encoding GntR family transcriptional regulator, with protein sequence MKLKPKPIQRAEPLSEQVYRYVREAILSGQLAPGEKIVETKLANELQVSRSPVREAMQLLYTEQLVVEQDGAMCVFQPSTGDLYDLYDLRLAVEPAATRKAAELCGIKAALHRDRTIHGHHRARMDAITDHLLLLEANLDDTRRCLEDKDMKKLLRLNSQFHQTIWEMSGNTRFIRILENASDLIQYYCLLVLDINNQQTNILKEHTEIYGAIREGDADRAALAMVEHINKDLDVIRNQALLSS encoded by the coding sequence ATGAAGCTGAAGCCAAAGCCGATACAACGGGCCGAACCGCTGTCTGAACAAGTGTACAGATATGTTCGCGAGGCTATCCTCTCAGGCCAATTGGCACCCGGTGAAAAAATCGTAGAAACCAAACTGGCAAATGAACTGCAAGTGAGCCGCAGTCCCGTGCGTGAAGCCATGCAATTGTTGTACACAGAGCAACTGGTGGTGGAACAAGACGGAGCCATGTGTGTGTTCCAGCCGAGTACTGGGGACTTGTACGACCTGTATGACCTGCGACTCGCTGTCGAACCCGCAGCGACGCGAAAAGCGGCAGAGTTGTGTGGAATTAAAGCCGCATTGCACAGAGACAGGACTATTCATGGTCATCACCGTGCAAGGATGGACGCCATCACTGACCATCTCCTTCTGCTCGAGGCCAATCTGGACGATACTCGCCGCTGCCTAGAAGACAAAGATATGAAGAAACTACTTCGCTTGAATTCTCAATTTCATCAAACCATTTGGGAGATGTCGGGCAACACGAGATTCATTCGTATTCTCGAAAATGCATCCGATCTTATCCAATACTATTGTTTGCTTGTTCTCGATATCAATAATCAGCAAACCAACATTCTCAAGGAACATACAGAGATTTACGGGGCAATCCGGGAAGGAGATGCTGACCGGGCCGCTCTGGCAATGGTCGAACACATCAATAAGGACCTTGACGTCATTCGAAACCAGGCGCTGCTTTCGAGTTAG